From Pogoniulus pusillus isolate bPogPus1 chromosome 16, bPogPus1.pri, whole genome shotgun sequence, a single genomic window includes:
- the USP19 gene encoding ubiquitin carboxyl-terminal hydrolase 19 isoform X8 gives MSSSTNAPGQRRVSRGLDDAANKKKQKDRANQESKEELLLDWKQNADEIIVKLNLGSGALKVEDVDAFFTDTDCMIKLPDGRQWSCQFYEEIEGSCSKVQCKKGNFLQLVLQKKIPLHNWSSLLKRKDGSKEPVKGAMCWENGKEKAASAELASEELKAEGTELTRSRREPSNPKRAPGRNEALGGKSPASPGTQSGPSAKRAVYLKVAPTEEEPNARVTGSVEPSRGHSGRAGSRRNGRASQVDAPTDLTPPLEKAVVLSKETVPVEMPPLTATTEVFPHRVATCVEKRVLQPGSPAEALRGQDCMPILGENSKAVPVATPPLGRDGEKRDWSKDDVALEAAADEPEPFVSLSFVKNDSYEKGNDLVVVHVYVKEIHKEVSKVLFREQDFTLMFQTSDTNFLRLHPGCGPHTVFRWQVKLRNLIEPDQCTYNFTVSRIDVCLKKRQSQRWGGLEAPATRVGGAKVAMPTGPTPLDKNPPGSNQHPLSSKEEARANDKEKPRVEDGGLDGVAARTAPEHVAVKQEPHIPSPKPTCMVPPMTHSPVSSESVEDDEDEDEKKKVCLPGFTGLVNLGNTCFMNSVIQSLSNTRELRDYFHDRSFESEINYNNPLGTGGRLAIGFAMLLRALWKGTHHAFQPSKLKAIVASKASQFTGYAQHDAQEFMAFLLDGLHEDLNRIQNKPYTETVDSDGRPDEVVAEEAWQRHKMRNDSFIVDLFQGQYKSKLVCPVCSKVSITFDPFLYLPVPLPQKQKVLTVYYFAKEPHKKPIKFLVSISKENSSAMEVLDSVAHSVRVKPENLRLAEVIKNRFHRTFLPSNSLDTVSPTDLLLCFEVLSPELAKERVVVLQVQQRPQVPSGPVAKCAACQKKQLPEDEKLRRCTRCYRVGYCNVACQKTHWPDHKALCRPENIGFPFIISVPESRLTYARLAQLLEGYARYSVSVFQPPFQLGRMSPEQGLQPLLDKLEPLAKSSCAATTSAPEMGDGDEASSLLQEPPLSPAVPELHTEMGDASTVRSKVLAARSSLLSLDSGFSEHVDSQGNSCCEKEPSYERALKPEAAIPGYQHTPDSLSARATQFYINKIDATNREHKLEDKGDTPLELTDDCSLALVWKNNERLKEFVLVESKELECVEDPGSASEAARAGHFTLEQCLNLFTKPEVLAPEEAWYCPKCKQHREASKQLMLWRLPNVLIIQLKRFSFRSFIWRDKINDMVDFPVRSLDLSKFCIGRKGEQQLPMYDLYAVINHYGGMIGGHYTAYARLPSDKNSQRSDVGWRLFDDSTVTTVDESQVVTRYAYVLFYRRRNSPVERPLPGHPPDHRAERTPSAEATASQGLPPVPFGSGLAPEGAPALAAEGLPERFASPAERPAPSYSSMEEVD, from the exons AGTGGAGCTGTCAGTTCTATGAGGAGATTGAGGGCTCCTGCAGCAAGGTCCAGTGCAAGAAGGGCAACTTTCTGCAGCTTGTGCTTCAGAAGAAGATCCCACTCCATAACTGGTCTTCGCTTCTG aaaaggaaagatggATCCAAAGAGCCAGTCAAAGGAGCCATGTGCTGGGAgaatggaaaggagaaggctgcttctgcagagctggcctCTGAAGAGCTaaaggctgagggcacagaactGACCAGATCCCGGCGGGAGCCCTCCAATCCCAAGCGTGCTCCAGGAAGAAATGAAGCCCTGGGAGGGAAGAGCCCAGCCAGCCCAGGGACACAGAGCGGCCCCAGCGCCAAGCGGGCAGTATACCTCAAAGTGGCTCCCACTGAAGAAGAGCCAAATGCCAGAGTCACCGGGAGTgtggagcccagcagaggccaCAGTGGGAGGGCAGGCAGCCGCCGCAATGGCAGAGCCAGCCAGGTCGATGCACCCACAGACCTCACACCGCCACTAGAGAAG GCTGTGGTTTTGTCCAAAGAAACTGTTCCCGTGGAGATGCCACCTCTCACGGCTACCACAGAGGTGTTCCCTCACCGTGTTGCCACCTGTGTGGAGAAGAGagtcctgcagccaggcagccctgctgaggccttgcGGGGTCAGGACTGCATGCCCATCCTGGGAGAGAACTCTAAGGCTGTCCCAGTAGCCACTCCTCCCCTGGGCAGAGATGGTGAGAAAAGAGACTGGTCCAAGGATGATGTGgctctggaagcagcagctgatg AGCCAGAGCCTTTTGTGAGCTTGAGCTTTGTCAAGAATGACTCCTATGAGAAAGGCAATGACCTGGTGGTGGTGCACGTCTACGTGAAAGAGATCCACAAGGAGGTGTCCAAGGTGTTGTTCCGGGAGCAAGACTTCACGCTGATGTTCCAGACAAG TGATACAAACTTCCTTCGCCTCCATCCTGGCTGCGGTCCCCACACAGTGTTCCGGTGGCAGGTGAAGCTCAG GAACCTTATTGAGCCAGACCAGTGCACATACAACTTCACGGTGTCTCGCATAGATGTCTGCCTGAAGAAACGCCAGAGCCAGCGCTGGGGTGGGCTGGAGGCTCCAGCCACACGAG TGGGTGGTGCAAAGGTTGCCATGCCTACAGGCCCTACCCCTCTGGATAAGAATCCCCCGGGCAGTAACCAGCACCCCCTGTCCAGCAAGGAAGAGGCCCGTGCTAATGACAAAGAGAAACCACGTGTAGAAGATGGGGGTCTGGATGGTGTGGCAGCCCGTACAGCCCCAGAGCACGTGGCAGTGAAACAAGAGCCGCACATCCCCTCG CCCAAACCAACCTGCATGGTGCCACCGATGACACACAGCCCGGTGAGCTCTGAGAGTGTGGAAGACGATGAGGATGAAGATGAGAAGAAGAAGGTCTGCCTGCCTGGCTTCACAGGGTTGGTGAACTTGGGGAACACTTGCTTCATGAACAGTGTCATCCAGTCCCTGTCCAACACCCGAGAGCTACGTGACTACTTCCACG ATCGCTCCTTTGAGTCAGAAATCAACTACAACAACCCTCTGGGGACAGGAGGACGCTTGGCCATTGGCTTTGCCATGCTGCTGCGAGCGCTGTGGAAGGGCACTCACcatgccttccaaccctctaAATTGAAG GCAATCGTGGCCAGCAAGGCCAGCCAGTTCACTGGCTATGCCCAGCATGATGCTCAGGAGTTCATGGCCTTCCTGCTTGATGGCCTGCATGAGGACCTCAACCGCATCCAGAACAAACCCTACACAGAGACCGTTGACTCAGACGGGAGGCCTGATGAG GTGGTAGCTGAGGAAGCCTGGCAGCGACACAAGATGAGGAATGACTCTTTCATTGTGGACCTCTTCCAGGGCCAGTACAAATCCAAGCTGGTGTGTCCAGTGTGTTCCAAG GTGTCCATCACCTTTGACCCCTTCCTGTACCTACCTGTGCCACTCCCTCAGAAGCAGAAGGTTCTGACTGTGTACTACTTTGCAAAGGAGCCACACAAGAAACCCATCAAG TTCCTCGTGAGTATCAGCAAGGAGAATTCCAGCGCCATGGAGGTGCTTGACTCAGTCGCCCACAGTGTGCGGGTGAAGCCAGAGAACCTGCGCCTGGCAGAG GTGATCAAAAATCGCTTCCACCGCACATTCCTGCCGTCCAACTCGCTAGACACAGTCTCTCCCAcagacctgctgctgtgctttgaggTGCTGTCCCCAGAGCTGGCCAAGGAGCGAGTGGTGGTGCTGCAAGTCCAGCAG cgTCCACAGGTGCCCAGTGGCCCTGTTGCCAAGTGTGCAGCCTGCCAGAAGAAGCAGCTGCCagaggatgagaagctcaggCGCTGCACGAGGTGCTATCGAGTTGGTTACTGCAATGT GGCATGTCAGAAAACACACTGGCCAGACCACAAGGCTTTGTGCCGCCCGGAGAACATTGGTTTCCCCTTCATCATCAGTGTGCCAGAGTCCCGCCTCACCTATGCCCGCCTGgcccagctgctggagggctATGCAAG GTACTCTGTCAGCGTGTTCCAGCCTCCATTCCAACTGGGCAGGATGTCACCAGAGCAgggcctgcagcctctgctagACAAGCTAGAACCTCTGGCCaagagcagctgtgcagcaaCCACCTCTGCCCCTGAGATGGGGGATGGGGACGAGgcttccagcctcctgcaggaGCCCCCGCTCTCTCCAGCCGTGCCTGAGCTGCATACTGAGATGGGTGATGCCAGCACTGTCCGGAGCAAGGTCCTGGCAGCCAGGAGTTCCCTGCTGAGCTTGGATTCAGGCTTCTCTGAGCATGTGGATTCACAGGGCAACAGCTGTTGTGAGAAGGAGCCATCCTATGAGAGAGCCCTCAAGCCAGAAG CTGCCATCCCTGGGTACCAACACACTCCAGACTCATTGAGTGCCCGTGCCACGCAGTTCTACATCAACAAGATTGACGCTACCAACCGGGAGCACAAGCTGGAAGATAAAG GTGACACGCCCCTGGAGCTGACAGATGACTGCTCCCTCGCCCTCGTATGGAAGAACAATGAGCGCCTCAAGGAATTTGTGTTGGTGGAGTCCAAGGAGCTGGAGTGCGTGGAGGACCCAGGCTCAGCCAGTGAAGCAGCCCGGGCTGGCCACTTCACCCTCGAGCAGTGCCTCAATCTCTTCACCAAGCCTGAAGTCCTGGCCCCAGAGGAAGCATG GTACTGTCCCAAGTGCAAGCAACACCGCGAGGCCTCCAAGCAGCTGATGCTGTGGCGACTGCCCAACGTCCTCATCATCCAGCTCAAGCGCTTCTCCTTCCGCAGCTTCATTTGGAGGGACAAGATCAACGACATGGTAGACTTCCCTGTCCG gagcctgGATCTGAGCAAGTTCTGCATCGGCCGAaagggtgagcagcagctgcccatgtATGACCTCTATGCTGTGATCAACCACTACGGGGGCATGATTGGAGGACACTACACAGCATATGCCCGCCTGCCCAGTGACAAGAACAGCCAGCGCAGCGACGTGG GCTGGCGGCTCTTTGACGACAGCACAGTCACCACTGTGGATGAGAGCCAGGTGGTAACTAGATATGCTTATGTCCTCTTCTACCGCCGGAGGAACTCTCCTGTGGAGAgacccctgccagggcaccccCCAGACCACCGAGCCGAGCGCACCCCCTCTGCCGAAGCCACTGCAAGCCAG GGTCTGCCCCCCGTGCCGTTCGGATCTGGCCTGGCCCCTGAAGGAGCCCCAGCGCTGGCCGCGGAAGGCCTCCCCGAGCGCTTCGCCAGCCCTGCTGAGCGCCCGGCCCCCTCCTACAGCAGCATGGAAGAAGTTGACTAG
- the USP19 gene encoding ubiquitin carboxyl-terminal hydrolase 19 isoform X3, with protein MSSSTNAPGQRRVSRGLDDAANKKKQKDRANQESKEELLLDWKQNADEIIVKLNLGSGALKVEDVDAFFTDTDCMIKLPDGRQWSCQFYEEIEGSCSKVQCKKGNFLQLVLQKKIPLHNWSSLLKKRKDGSKEPVKGAMCWENGKEKAASAELASEELKAEGTELTRSRREPSNPKRAPGRNEALGGKSPASPGTQSGPSAKRAVYLKVAPTEEEPNARVTGSVEPSRGHSGRAGSRRNGRASQVDAPTDLTPPLEKAVVLSKETVPVEMPPLTATTEVFPHRVATCVEKRVLQPGSPAEALRGQDCMPILGENSKAVPVATPPLGRDGEKRDWSKDDVALEAAADEPEPFVSLSFVKNDSYEKGNDLVVVHVYVKEIHKEVSKVLFREQDFTLMFQTSDTNFLRLHPGCGPHTVFRWQVKLRNLIEPDQCTYNFTVSRIDVCLKKRQSQRWGGLEAPATRVGGAKVAMPTGPTPLDKNPPGSNQHPLSSKEEARANDKEKPRVEDGGLDGVAARTAPEHVAVKQEPHIPSPKPTCMVPPMTHSPVSSESVEDDEDEDEKKKVCLPGFTGLVNLGNTCFMNSVIQSLSNTRELRDYFHDRSFESEINYNNPLGTGGRLAIGFAMLLRALWKGTHHAFQPSKLKAIVASKASQFTGYAQHDAQEFMAFLLDGLHEDLNRIQNKPYTETVDSDGRPDEVVAEEAWQRHKMRNDSFIVDLFQGQYKSKLVCPVCSKVSITFDPFLYLPVPLPQKQKVLTVYYFAKEPHKKPIKFLVSISKENSSAMEVLDSVAHSVRVKPENLRLAEVIKNRFHRTFLPSNSLDTVSPTDLLLCFEVLSPELAKERVVVLQVQQRPQVPSGPVAKCAACQKKQLPEDEKLRRCTRCYRVGYCNVACQKTHWPDHKALCRPENIGFPFIISVPESRLTYARLAQLLEGYARYSVSVFQPPFQLGRMSPEQGLQPLLDKLEPLAKSSCAATTSAPEMGDGDEASSLLQEPPLSPAVPELHTEMGDASTVRSKVLAARSSLLSLDSGFSEHVDSQGNSCCEKEPSYERALKPEAAIPGYQHTPDSLSARATQFYINKIDATNREHKLEDKGDTPLELTDDCSLALVWKNNERLKEFVLVESKELECVEDPGSASEAARAGHFTLEQCLNLFTKPEVLAPEEAWYCPKCKQHREASKQLMLWRLPNVLIIQLKRFSFRSFIWRDKINDMVDFPVRSLDLSKFCIGRKGEQQLPMYDLYAVINHYGGMIGGHYTAYARLPSDKNSQRSDVGWRLFDDSTVTTVDESQVVTRYAYVLFYRRRNSPVERPLPGHPPDHRAERTPSAEATASQASLIWQELEAEEQELQLEAPQRPARNSWRPHGQKRSPGTPQHPDEGCIRYFVLATTAAIVALFLNVFYPLIYQTRWR; from the exons AGTGGAGCTGTCAGTTCTATGAGGAGATTGAGGGCTCCTGCAGCAAGGTCCAGTGCAAGAAGGGCAACTTTCTGCAGCTTGTGCTTCAGAAGAAGATCCCACTCCATAACTGGTCTTCGCTTCTG aagaaaaggaaagatggATCCAAAGAGCCAGTCAAAGGAGCCATGTGCTGGGAgaatggaaaggagaaggctgcttctgcagagctggcctCTGAAGAGCTaaaggctgagggcacagaactGACCAGATCCCGGCGGGAGCCCTCCAATCCCAAGCGTGCTCCAGGAAGAAATGAAGCCCTGGGAGGGAAGAGCCCAGCCAGCCCAGGGACACAGAGCGGCCCCAGCGCCAAGCGGGCAGTATACCTCAAAGTGGCTCCCACTGAAGAAGAGCCAAATGCCAGAGTCACCGGGAGTgtggagcccagcagaggccaCAGTGGGAGGGCAGGCAGCCGCCGCAATGGCAGAGCCAGCCAGGTCGATGCACCCACAGACCTCACACCGCCACTAGAGAAG GCTGTGGTTTTGTCCAAAGAAACTGTTCCCGTGGAGATGCCACCTCTCACGGCTACCACAGAGGTGTTCCCTCACCGTGTTGCCACCTGTGTGGAGAAGAGagtcctgcagccaggcagccctgctgaggccttgcGGGGTCAGGACTGCATGCCCATCCTGGGAGAGAACTCTAAGGCTGTCCCAGTAGCCACTCCTCCCCTGGGCAGAGATGGTGAGAAAAGAGACTGGTCCAAGGATGATGTGgctctggaagcagcagctgatg AGCCAGAGCCTTTTGTGAGCTTGAGCTTTGTCAAGAATGACTCCTATGAGAAAGGCAATGACCTGGTGGTGGTGCACGTCTACGTGAAAGAGATCCACAAGGAGGTGTCCAAGGTGTTGTTCCGGGAGCAAGACTTCACGCTGATGTTCCAGACAAG TGATACAAACTTCCTTCGCCTCCATCCTGGCTGCGGTCCCCACACAGTGTTCCGGTGGCAGGTGAAGCTCAG GAACCTTATTGAGCCAGACCAGTGCACATACAACTTCACGGTGTCTCGCATAGATGTCTGCCTGAAGAAACGCCAGAGCCAGCGCTGGGGTGGGCTGGAGGCTCCAGCCACACGAG TGGGTGGTGCAAAGGTTGCCATGCCTACAGGCCCTACCCCTCTGGATAAGAATCCCCCGGGCAGTAACCAGCACCCCCTGTCCAGCAAGGAAGAGGCCCGTGCTAATGACAAAGAGAAACCACGTGTAGAAGATGGGGGTCTGGATGGTGTGGCAGCCCGTACAGCCCCAGAGCACGTGGCAGTGAAACAAGAGCCGCACATCCCCTCG CCCAAACCAACCTGCATGGTGCCACCGATGACACACAGCCCGGTGAGCTCTGAGAGTGTGGAAGACGATGAGGATGAAGATGAGAAGAAGAAGGTCTGCCTGCCTGGCTTCACAGGGTTGGTGAACTTGGGGAACACTTGCTTCATGAACAGTGTCATCCAGTCCCTGTCCAACACCCGAGAGCTACGTGACTACTTCCACG ATCGCTCCTTTGAGTCAGAAATCAACTACAACAACCCTCTGGGGACAGGAGGACGCTTGGCCATTGGCTTTGCCATGCTGCTGCGAGCGCTGTGGAAGGGCACTCACcatgccttccaaccctctaAATTGAAG GCAATCGTGGCCAGCAAGGCCAGCCAGTTCACTGGCTATGCCCAGCATGATGCTCAGGAGTTCATGGCCTTCCTGCTTGATGGCCTGCATGAGGACCTCAACCGCATCCAGAACAAACCCTACACAGAGACCGTTGACTCAGACGGGAGGCCTGATGAG GTGGTAGCTGAGGAAGCCTGGCAGCGACACAAGATGAGGAATGACTCTTTCATTGTGGACCTCTTCCAGGGCCAGTACAAATCCAAGCTGGTGTGTCCAGTGTGTTCCAAG GTGTCCATCACCTTTGACCCCTTCCTGTACCTACCTGTGCCACTCCCTCAGAAGCAGAAGGTTCTGACTGTGTACTACTTTGCAAAGGAGCCACACAAGAAACCCATCAAG TTCCTCGTGAGTATCAGCAAGGAGAATTCCAGCGCCATGGAGGTGCTTGACTCAGTCGCCCACAGTGTGCGGGTGAAGCCAGAGAACCTGCGCCTGGCAGAG GTGATCAAAAATCGCTTCCACCGCACATTCCTGCCGTCCAACTCGCTAGACACAGTCTCTCCCAcagacctgctgctgtgctttgaggTGCTGTCCCCAGAGCTGGCCAAGGAGCGAGTGGTGGTGCTGCAAGTCCAGCAG cgTCCACAGGTGCCCAGTGGCCCTGTTGCCAAGTGTGCAGCCTGCCAGAAGAAGCAGCTGCCagaggatgagaagctcaggCGCTGCACGAGGTGCTATCGAGTTGGTTACTGCAATGT GGCATGTCAGAAAACACACTGGCCAGACCACAAGGCTTTGTGCCGCCCGGAGAACATTGGTTTCCCCTTCATCATCAGTGTGCCAGAGTCCCGCCTCACCTATGCCCGCCTGgcccagctgctggagggctATGCAAG GTACTCTGTCAGCGTGTTCCAGCCTCCATTCCAACTGGGCAGGATGTCACCAGAGCAgggcctgcagcctctgctagACAAGCTAGAACCTCTGGCCaagagcagctgtgcagcaaCCACCTCTGCCCCTGAGATGGGGGATGGGGACGAGgcttccagcctcctgcaggaGCCCCCGCTCTCTCCAGCCGTGCCTGAGCTGCATACTGAGATGGGTGATGCCAGCACTGTCCGGAGCAAGGTCCTGGCAGCCAGGAGTTCCCTGCTGAGCTTGGATTCAGGCTTCTCTGAGCATGTGGATTCACAGGGCAACAGCTGTTGTGAGAAGGAGCCATCCTATGAGAGAGCCCTCAAGCCAGAAG CTGCCATCCCTGGGTACCAACACACTCCAGACTCATTGAGTGCCCGTGCCACGCAGTTCTACATCAACAAGATTGACGCTACCAACCGGGAGCACAAGCTGGAAGATAAAG GTGACACGCCCCTGGAGCTGACAGATGACTGCTCCCTCGCCCTCGTATGGAAGAACAATGAGCGCCTCAAGGAATTTGTGTTGGTGGAGTCCAAGGAGCTGGAGTGCGTGGAGGACCCAGGCTCAGCCAGTGAAGCAGCCCGGGCTGGCCACTTCACCCTCGAGCAGTGCCTCAATCTCTTCACCAAGCCTGAAGTCCTGGCCCCAGAGGAAGCATG GTACTGTCCCAAGTGCAAGCAACACCGCGAGGCCTCCAAGCAGCTGATGCTGTGGCGACTGCCCAACGTCCTCATCATCCAGCTCAAGCGCTTCTCCTTCCGCAGCTTCATTTGGAGGGACAAGATCAACGACATGGTAGACTTCCCTGTCCG gagcctgGATCTGAGCAAGTTCTGCATCGGCCGAaagggtgagcagcagctgcccatgtATGACCTCTATGCTGTGATCAACCACTACGGGGGCATGATTGGAGGACACTACACAGCATATGCCCGCCTGCCCAGTGACAAGAACAGCCAGCGCAGCGACGTGG GCTGGCGGCTCTTTGACGACAGCACAGTCACCACTGTGGATGAGAGCCAGGTGGTAACTAGATATGCTTATGTCCTCTTCTACCGCCGGAGGAACTCTCCTGTGGAGAgacccctgccagggcaccccCCAGACCACCGAGCCGAGCGCACCCCCTCTGCCGAAGCCACTGCAAGCCAG GCTTCTCTGATCTGGCAGGAACTGGAGGCTGAAGAACAAGAGCTGCAACTCGAGGCACCTCAAAGGCCTGCAAGAAATTCCTGGAGGCCCCATGGCCAGAAGCGGAGTCCAGGCACCCCACAGCACCCAGATGAAGGCTGCATCAGATATTTTGTCCTGGCCACTACAGCTGCAATCGTGGCTCTCTTCCTAAATGTCTTCTACCCACTCATTTACCAAACCCGCTGGAGATAG